From Prosthecobacter vanneervenii:
GGCATTGGCTAGGTAGCTTGCCTCTGCCATCTGCGCCTCCATGAGCTGCTCCTGCATGGCGATCTGCTGCTGCTTGGCCCGCTCCTGCTCTGCTTTGCGCAGCGCCGCCTGCTGCTTCTGGTATTCAGCTTCCGCCTTCGGATCGTAGCGGAACTCGCTGCGCAGGTTTTCCGGCAGATTGGAAAAGGGGATCTTTGTCACCCCATCCCGGTGCGTGAAGGTTACGCCATCCGGGTAGATGTGCGAGACCTGGCAGTCAAAATACATCTTGCCCTGCAGGGTGGCGATCACGCCATAGTTTTTCGGTGCAGCACTGGCCGGGGCCAGGCTCAGCAGCAGGACGGCAAACAGAACGAATCGTTTCATGAGAGGGACCTCCAAAAAAGGTGATGCTTCCTATGACAACGAAGGCAGGCCCTCCGTTGCATCGAAATTCTCTGTCAAAACTCAAAACCTGTCCACCGGACGGCTGGCTCAGGCCATCGGGCAGCTCAGCCAGAAGGTGGTCGTGTTGTTCTCCGATGCCACGCCCAGCTGGATGTTCATCTGGTGGCTCAGCATCGCCGCAATCGTCAGCCCTAGGCCGAGGTGATTGCTGTTCTTGGAGCCATGGAAGGGGCGGAAAATTTCCTGCAGCTTCTCTGGCGGGATCTGGGAGCCCGTGTTGCTCACCAGGATGTCCACCCGGCGCTGCTCGGCGGGGGTGATCGCACCCGGGCCGCAGATTTTCAGCGCACAGCGGCCACCACCCTTGGAGGCGGCTTCAGCGGCGTTCTTCAGCAGCTCGGTCAGGATGTCCTTAAACTTCGTCGGGTCCACCAGGATGGGCGGCAGTCCGGCCTGCACATCGGCCTCCAGCTGCACCCCTTCCTTTTGAAAGGGCTCTGTCACCGCACCTTCGATCACCGGCAGGTACTCGTTCAGGCTCAGGGACTGCGGGGTGATCTTCGCGCACCCGCCGGCGGAGCGGATCCGCTCGCTCAGGTTCGTCACGCCCACGGAGGCCTCGCGGATGTGCTGCATGTTTTCGCTCACGCCCGGGTCCAGGTCATCCGTCATCAGGATCAGGCTGCTAAAGCCCTGGATCACCGCCAGCAGGTTGTTCAGCTTGTGCGTCAGGCCGCGCAGCAGTTCCTGGTGGAAGCCTTCGCTGTGTTCGAGACCGAGATTCAGGGTCGTGGGAAAAGTAAACTGCATGGCGTGGAGAAGGGGGGCGTGGACAGCCGCAGTAATGCCCCCGGGCGGCGGCGGTGTAAACGCGAATTTGGCGACTTCTTCCATGCCAAGCGGAGTAAAAACTGGCATTTGCAGCCGCCTTTCGCCACTCTCTGGACTCATGGCACTCCTCGAAGTACGACACCTCACCAAGCGCTGGCCCACCGGCCGCCTCGCGCTGGACGACGTCGGCTTTGAAATGCGGGAAGGGGAGATCCTCGGCCTCCTGGGCCACAATGGCGCCGGCAAGAGCACCATCATGGGCATCACCCTCGGCATGGTGCGGCCGGACGCCGGAGAGGTGCGCATCGGCGGCCGCAGCGTGCAGAAAGACCGCGCCGCCGCCCTGCGCCAGATCGGCGCCATCTACGAGGCCGCCTGCTTTTACGACTACCTCAGCGGCTGGCAAAACCTGCGCGTCCTCTGCTCCCTCTCCGGCTGGTGGGACGAGTCCGAGGTCAAGCGCGTCGTGCAGATGGTCAATCTGGGCCGCGCCATTCATCACAAGACCTCCACCTACAGCCACGGCATGCGCCAGCGCCTCGCCCTAGCCCAGGCCCTCCTGCCCCAGCCCAAGATCCTCCTTCTCGACGAACCCACCGACGGCCTCGATCCCGAAGGCATCCGCGAGTTCCGCGAGCTCATCCTCCACCTGCGCAAGCACCACGGCATGACCATCATGCTCAACTCCCACCTCCTCGGCGAGGTCGAGCAGATGTGCGACCGCTGCGTCATCCTCAAGGACGGCAAAAAAGTCTTTGAGGGCCCCGTGCCCTCCCAGGAAAAATCCCGCCGCATGTTCCAGCTCGAAACCAACGACATCGGTCTCGCCCGCGAGGTGCTCTCCCGCAGCGGCGCCACCATGGACAAGCACGGCATCGTGGAAGTCCCCCTCAACATGGAGCCGCACGAGCTCGTCGCCGCCCTCGTCACCGGTCGCGTGCAGGTCCACTCCTGGCAGCCCCACCGCCGCTCGCTCGAAGAATTTTACCTGGGCCTCTCCTCACGATCATGATGCTCTTCCTCCAGCAGTGGTTTGGCGAGCTCTTGAAGCTCTTCGCACGTCAGCGCACCTACATCGGCTTTGGCGCGTTTGTCGCGCTGGAGATCCTCATTCTCCTGCTCATCAAAAAATTCGGCATGGGGCCCATCCAAAAAGCCATCGTGGGTTCGGGTCAGAGCTTCGAGTATTATTTCTCCGCCCTCACCGTCGCCAGCACCATCATGGGCTTTGCCATCTTCCTGCTGGGCGCTCTGTTTCTCAGCCTTGTGGCCGGAGACATCGTGGCCAAGGAAGGGGAGGACGGTCACATGCGCCTGTTGCTGGCGCGCCCCGTCAGCCGGTTCCGTCTGCTGCTGCTCAAGTATCTCACCTGCACCGGCTATGCCTTTCTGCTCGTGCAGTTCTTCGCCTGGACCTCCTTTTTCCTCGGCCTCATTCTGCGCGGCTGGGGCGGCGGCTACTTCGCCATCGTGCCGGAGGTTTCCGTCGTGGCGTTTTATGACTGGGGGCCGGGCTTGGCGCGTTATGCGCTCAGCTCGCTCTACCTCGGTGTCAGCATGACGGTCATCAGCAGCATCGCATTCTTTCTCTCCTGCTTCCGCATCAAGCCCGCTGCCGCCACCATCGGCGCACTCACTTATGTGCTGGTGGACTTCATCATGCGAAACAGCGGCTTCATGGAAAACTACCAGCACCTGCTGGTCACCAAGCACATGGCCGCATGGGGCCGCATCCTCGCCGAAAACATCGACTGGCCGCTTGTCTGGCGTGGCTATGCGGTGATCCTGGCCGTAAACATCACCCTCTTCACTCTCGGCTACGCCGTGTTTGAATCCAGAGACCTAAAATCATGAACGTCATCAACAACATCCGCCAGCTGCGCTCGTGGAGCACCATCAACAAAGGCACCCGCTGCGTCTTTGTGCCCACCATGGGTGCTCTGCATGAGGGTCACGCCGCACTCATCCGTGCCGCACGCGAGATCGCCGGCCCGGCCGGCAATGTGGCCGTCAGCATCTTCGTCAATCCTCTCCAGTTTGGCCCCAACGAGGATTTCTCCAAATACCCCCGCACCCTCATCGAGGACCTCGGCCTCTGCCGCGACAATGGCGCGGACATGATCTTTGCCCCCAAGGCCGAAGATCTCTACCCCGCAGACCGCAGCATCGTCATGCACGAGACCAGCCTTTCCAAGATGCTCTGCGGTGCCAGCCGTCCCGGCCACTTCGACGGCGTCTGCATGGTCGTCGCCAAGCTGTTCAATCTCGTCCAGTGCGACGACGCCGTCTTTGGCAAAAAAGACTTCCAGCAGCTCGCCATCATCCGCCGCATGGTGCGGGATCTCGACTTCAATGTGGTCCTCCACGGCATCGAAACCGTGCGCGAGTCCGACGGCCTCGCCATGAGCAGCCGCAACCGCTACCTCACTCCCGAAGAGCGCGCCCAGGCCCCCGCCATCCGCGCCGCTCTTCTGGCCGCACGTGATGCCTGGAAAGCCGGCGAGAGCAATCCCGCCGCCCTGCAGCAGCTCATCACCCGCCAGCTTGAGGCTAAGGCCCCGCTCGGTCGCATCGACTACGTCACCGTGGCAGACGCCGTCAACCTTCAGCCCATCAGCGCCGGGACCGAGCACGTCGTCATCGCCGCTGCCGTCTTCTTCGGAGCCGCACGCCTCATCGACAACATCGAGCTCAAGTAACCTCCGCGCGCATTTCCTCCATGTCCGAGATTCCGCCGAGCCACAGCGACGAAGGCTACGACTTCGAGATCATCCGCCGTGTCTGGGGGCTGGCCCAGGTCATCCCTGGCAACGACCCCGAAGTCTGGCGCAAAGACGAGTTCGGCGCGTGGATTCACCGCGCCGACTACCGCAACCGCCACTCCGACTACGGCTGGGAGATCGCCGACTACGGCTACAGCCGCCGCAGCCTCGGCCTCGCCTCACTGCGCCCCATGCAGTGGCAGAACTACCTCGACTTCATGGTCGCCGCCCGCAATCAAGCCGTCATCACCGCCGACGGCCTCCGCAACGCCCGCAGGCTGCTCTAGAAGTGTTCCCAGACAATGCTTCCAAACACTGACACCGCATGTCCGCCCGTGGGATGGGGGTAGGCTCTGCGGCGTTGAAGCGCAAGGCGTCTCATTTGGAGTGCGGTCGCGAAGTGAGGCACGAACGCAGCTACCGCTTTCCGCAGGCTGGACGGCTGGCTGAGGCCGAATCACTTTCAACACCCCGCGTTCGACACACGCTTGCCTCGTGCATGTGTGACATCTCCAAAACCTGTCGCATGTCATGTCTGCGGATCATCCCACACATCGAGCAATAGCTGGCGTGCTATGCTGCAAAGTCTATGGCGACGGGATTGCAGACCGTTTCCAAAGCGCCATTAAATCACGTACTAACTCTTGCGACTCCCCATGCCGGGCATTGCTGCCTCCGAAAGCCCGTAGGGCTGGCACAATTGTAGCCGTGGGTGCCAACCCACGGTAACCGCCCTGCGCAGTGTTCCCTCCCGTGGAACCGCGTAGCGGTGCCACCAATGGATCGCACGCGCTATCCCTGCCCACATCCCGAAAGTCCGCCCTCCCGCTGTCGTTCATACCGCAGCATGATCCGCCTCGCCTCCATCGCGCTGCTCGCCACAGCCACCGCCCACGCCGCTGGCACCGACTTCGCCAAAGACGTCTATCCCGTCCTTCAGCGCGCCTGCTTCGAGTGCCATGGCGCAGAGACACACAAGGCCGATCTCCGTCTCGATACCGCCTCCCCTCAGCACCTCAAAATCGGCACCGATCTCCTCCGCCGTGTCGCCCTGCCCAAAGAAGACAAAGAGGCCATGCCCAAACGTGGCGACCGCCTCACCCCCGCCGAGATCTCCCATCTGCGCGATTGGATCGCTGCCGGTGCCCAATGGCCCGACAAACTCGAAACCCTCAGGCACTGGAGCTACATCCCACCTCAGCGCCCTACACTCCCCACCGTCAAAAACCAGGCTTGGCCCCACAACGAGATCGACCGCTTCATCCTCGCCAAACTCGAAGCCAGCAATCTCACCCCCTCTGCCCCGGCCTCTCCCGAAATCCTCATCCGCCGCATGAGCCTCGATCTCACCGGCCTCCCTCCAGCTCCCTCTGAAGTCGAGTCGTTCACGAAAGCTTACATCCAGGACCCATCATCCAGCATCGAGCATCTAGCCACGCGCCTCCTCGCCTCCAAACAGTTCGGCGTCCGCTGGGCTCGTCCCTGGCTCGACCTCGCCCGCTATGCCGACTCCCACGGCTTCCAGCGCGATGACCTCCGCGAGGTCTGGGCCTGGCGTGACTGGGTGGTCGATGCGCTCAATGCCAACATGCCCTTCGATCAGTTCACGCTCGAACAAATCGCAGGCGATCTCCTTCCCAATGCCACGCCGCAGCAGATCATCGCCACCGGCTTCCATCGCTGCACGCCCACCAATGTCGAGGCTGGCACCGAGCCCGAGGAAAGCCGCATCAATCAAGTCATCGATCGCGTCAACACCACCGGCGCTGTCTGGCTCGGCACCACGCTGGAGTGCGCTCAGTGCCACAATCACAAGTACGATCCCTTCTCCCAGCGCGACTACTACTCGCTTCTCGCCTACTACAACAACACCGAGAAAGAAGCCGAGCGCACCAACCCGGATGTCCCCGGTTCCATTCAGTTCAAAGGTTCGCCCCTCAAGATCAGCGATGCCTCACGCGCAGCCCAGCGCGCACCATTGTCAGCAAAGCTCAAGGAACTCGATGCCCAGATCACCGCTCGCCAGAAGCTGCTCGCCGCCGACAAAAAGGGCACTACATCCCATCCCGCAGCTGCAGGCGTGGCATCCTCTCGCATCAAGCCGCTCAAACCCACCGCCTTCATCACTGAGAGCGATGCCGAGTCCGAACTCCAACCCGATGGCAGCGTGCTCCTCACTGGCCCCGTGCCTGACACAGACACTTACACCTTCGAGTCCGAACTCAGCGCCGGAGAACTCAGCGGCCTCATGCTTGAGGCCCTCACCCACGCCTCCATCCCTGGAGACGGCCCGGGACGCGGCGGCGAGGCTCGCCCCAATTTCGTGCTGCACACCTTCGACTGCACTCTCACCACACCCGATGGCAAATCACAGCCCGTCACCTTCAAGACCGCGTATGCCGACTACTCGCAGAAAGGCTACGACGTTGTTAATCTGATCAACAAAGTTCGCAAAGGCGCCTGGGCCATCGGCCAGCGCTTTCATGAGCCGCACTGGGCCGCCTTTGAGCTCACGCAGCCCGTCTCCGTTCCTCCGGGCTCCAAGCTCAAAATCCAGATGGCGCAGAACTATGGCAAGGGCCTCGTCATGGGCTGCCTGCGCATCTCCAGCATCACCGGAGATGTCGCCTCATGTCTGCCCGAGGTGGAAGAGCCCGCACCCGTGGCCACCACAAAACGCAAAGGCAAAGCCGCCGCCGCAGCCCCCAAGGACCCCGAACTCGCCCGCATCGAAAAACAAAAAACTGCGCTGCAAAAGCAGCTCACCGAACTCGCAGACCCCACCACCGAAGTCATGCACGAGCTGCCGCAGCCACGCATGAGCACCATCTTCAAACGCGGTGTCTATACCGATCCCGCCGACCCCGTCACTCCCGGCGTGCCAGCCATCTTCGGCACCAAGCTCAGCGGCCCCGCCAACCGCCTCACCCTCGGCAGATGGCTCGCCAGTCGCGATAACCCGCTGGCCGCTCGCGTCACCGTCAATCGCTGGTGGGCCGAGCTCTTCGGTCAGGGCATCGTCACCACCCTCGAAGACTTCGGCGTCAAAGGCGCATATCCAAGTCATCCCGAACTCCTCGACTGGCTCGCCGTCGAGTTCATGGACAG
This genomic window contains:
- a CDS encoding coiled-coil domain-containing protein, with the translated sequence MKRFVLFAVLLLSLAPASAAPKNYGVIATLQGKMYFDCQVSHIYPDGVTFTHRDGVTKIPFSNLPENLRSEFRYDPKAEAEYQKQQAALRKAEQERAKQQQIAMQEQLMEAQMAEASYLANASRVTQPMAATNGQTPSWVGTPITGPAVGGRAYSGSGYPRFGYPYGYGYYGSGYSPGYYSNGVGYGYPYGGYYYGSGYPSYGYGSYYSTPSVFGSWNVGHGIHLGVGIGSLGFGHHHH
- a CDS encoding sensor histidine kinase translates to MQFTFPTTLNLGLEHSEGFHQELLRGLTHKLNNLLAVIQGFSSLILMTDDLDPGVSENMQHIREASVGVTNLSERIRSAGGCAKITPQSLSLNEYLPVIEGAVTEPFQKEGVQLEADVQAGLPPILVDPTKFKDILTELLKNAAEAASKGGGRCALKICGPGAITPAEQRRVDILVSNTGSQIPPEKLQEIFRPFHGSKNSNHLGLGLTIAAMLSHQMNIQLGVASENNTTTFWLSCPMA
- a CDS encoding ABC transporter ATP-binding protein is translated as MALLEVRHLTKRWPTGRLALDDVGFEMREGEILGLLGHNGAGKSTIMGITLGMVRPDAGEVRIGGRSVQKDRAAALRQIGAIYEAACFYDYLSGWQNLRVLCSLSGWWDESEVKRVVQMVNLGRAIHHKTSTYSHGMRQRLALAQALLPQPKILLLDEPTDGLDPEGIREFRELILHLRKHHGMTIMLNSHLLGEVEQMCDRCVILKDGKKVFEGPVPSQEKSRRMFQLETNDIGLAREVLSRSGATMDKHGIVEVPLNMEPHELVAALVTGRVQVHSWQPHRRSLEEFYLGLSSRS
- a CDS encoding ABC transporter permease, producing MMLFLQQWFGELLKLFARQRTYIGFGAFVALEILILLLIKKFGMGPIQKAIVGSGQSFEYYFSALTVASTIMGFAIFLLGALFLSLVAGDIVAKEGEDGHMRLLLARPVSRFRLLLLKYLTCTGYAFLLVQFFAWTSFFLGLILRGWGGGYFAIVPEVSVVAFYDWGPGLARYALSSLYLGVSMTVISSIAFFLSCFRIKPAAATIGALTYVLVDFIMRNSGFMENYQHLLVTKHMAAWGRILAENIDWPLVWRGYAVILAVNITLFTLGYAVFESRDLKS
- the panC gene encoding pantoate--beta-alanine ligase, which codes for MNVINNIRQLRSWSTINKGTRCVFVPTMGALHEGHAALIRAAREIAGPAGNVAVSIFVNPLQFGPNEDFSKYPRTLIEDLGLCRDNGADMIFAPKAEDLYPADRSIVMHETSLSKMLCGASRPGHFDGVCMVVAKLFNLVQCDDAVFGKKDFQQLAIIRRMVRDLDFNVVLHGIETVRESDGLAMSSRNRYLTPEERAQAPAIRAALLAARDAWKAGESNPAALQQLITRQLEAKAPLGRIDYVTVADAVNLQPISAGTEHVVIAAAVFFGAARLIDNIELK
- a CDS encoding DUF1553 domain-containing protein codes for the protein MIRLASIALLATATAHAAGTDFAKDVYPVLQRACFECHGAETHKADLRLDTASPQHLKIGTDLLRRVALPKEDKEAMPKRGDRLTPAEISHLRDWIAAGAQWPDKLETLRHWSYIPPQRPTLPTVKNQAWPHNEIDRFILAKLEASNLTPSAPASPEILIRRMSLDLTGLPPAPSEVESFTKAYIQDPSSSIEHLATRLLASKQFGVRWARPWLDLARYADSHGFQRDDLREVWAWRDWVVDALNANMPFDQFTLEQIAGDLLPNATPQQIIATGFHRCTPTNVEAGTEPEESRINQVIDRVNTTGAVWLGTTLECAQCHNHKYDPFSQRDYYSLLAYYNNTEKEAERTNPDVPGSIQFKGSPLKISDASRAAQRAPLSAKLKELDAQITARQKLLAADKKGTTSHPAAAGVASSRIKPLKPTAFITESDAESELQPDGSVLLTGPVPDTDTYTFESELSAGELSGLMLEALTHASIPGDGPGRGGEARPNFVLHTFDCTLTTPDGKSQPVTFKTAYADYSQKGYDVVNLINKVRKGAWAIGQRFHEPHWAAFELTQPVSVPPGSKLKIQMAQNYGKGLVMGCLRISSITGDVASCLPEVEEPAPVATTKRKGKAAAAAPKDPELARIEKQKTALQKQLTELADPTTEVMHELPQPRMSTIFKRGVYTDPADPVTPGVPAIFGTKLSGPANRLTLGRWLASRDNPLAARVTVNRWWAELFGQGIVTTLEDFGVKGAYPSHPELLDWLAVEFMDSGWDMKHLLKKIVLSATYQQSSSIHVLTSQPTPPEIINHKSKIINSAFSTDPSNSLLWHGPRFRLDAETIRDNALAIAGLLDLKQGGPPIRPPQPDGLWQKVGGQQYNYVVSPGTEQYRRGLYVVLKRGSPYPSFMNFDASARMACVVRRSRSNTPLQALTLLNDPVYVGATKAFARRIVAEAPSTDLDSRLNQAFRLALARPPQPQELTVIKSLWETQFESAKADVTSAKELSTGIELLKNLSPAEFAAWYAVASAILNLDECITKG